From Burkholderia savannae, a single genomic window includes:
- a CDS encoding Hcp family type VI secretion system effector — protein MGVAMFMKVDGVTGESADAQHKGWTDIQSFSWGASQPGAMASGSGGNAGKASFNDLVVAAYMDKGATAIIKNCANGKHLSTVEISACKTGGTQIEFMRVTLQEVLVTSAQIAGVDPGDAADRLMMQYGFQAAKVKKQYWQQNDNGGKGAEVSVGWNIKENTEM, from the coding sequence ATGGGCGTCGCAATGTTTATGAAAGTGGACGGCGTCACCGGCGAATCGGCCGACGCACAGCACAAGGGCTGGACCGACATCCAGTCGTTCTCGTGGGGCGCGAGCCAGCCGGGCGCGATGGCGAGCGGCAGCGGCGGCAACGCGGGCAAGGCGAGCTTCAACGATCTCGTCGTCGCCGCCTACATGGACAAGGGCGCAACGGCGATCATCAAGAACTGCGCGAACGGCAAGCACCTGTCGACCGTCGAGATCTCGGCGTGCAAGACGGGCGGCACGCAGATCGAATTCATGCGCGTGACGTTGCAGGAAGTGCTCGTCACGTCGGCGCAGATCGCGGGCGTCGATCCGGGCGACGCGGCCGACCGGCTGATGATGCAGTACGGCTTCCAGGCCGCGAAGGTCAAGAAGCAGTACTGGCAGCAGAACGACAACGGCGGCAAGGGCGCCGAGGTGTCGGTCGGCTGGAACATCAAGGAAAACACCGAGATGTGA
- the tssA gene encoding type VI secretion system protein TssA: MRSSDLIESLLAGVAPDAPCGANLEYEQDFLRLQESATPRPEQQYGDTVIPAEAPDWGAVERLALELSARTKDLRVAAHLARSWTELRGIPGYADGLAFVAGMLERWWDDVHPRLDADGDRDPTLRMNALAEVAGAHDCARAARRQALFDGGPSVRDAERVFDARDAHDSGAEHPYPGGRERLIADLTRARDGAEPTLRAAFDALDALDAIRAHAVSRLGGEWAPDASDFEKALRRIVRDALPPPAAPRADDAAGASAAAGGAGGAAIAANGGAAAAGASAAAAAAHGRAWRDAEVTSRDDVQLGLEKMCRYFELHEPSHPAPILLRRAQRLLSLDFYEIIRDLAPESLPKLDLLSGQRSE, encoded by the coding sequence ATGCGGAGTTCAGACCTGATCGAATCGTTGCTCGCCGGCGTCGCGCCCGATGCGCCGTGCGGCGCGAATCTCGAATACGAGCAGGATTTCCTGCGGCTGCAGGAGAGCGCGACGCCGCGCCCCGAGCAGCAGTACGGCGACACCGTGATCCCGGCCGAGGCGCCGGACTGGGGCGCGGTCGAGCGTCTCGCGCTCGAGCTGTCGGCGCGCACGAAGGATCTGCGCGTCGCCGCGCATCTCGCGCGCAGCTGGACCGAGCTGCGCGGCATTCCCGGCTACGCGGACGGCCTCGCGTTCGTCGCGGGCATGCTCGAACGATGGTGGGACGACGTGCATCCGCGTCTCGACGCCGATGGCGATCGCGATCCGACGCTGCGGATGAACGCGCTCGCCGAAGTCGCGGGCGCGCACGATTGCGCGCGCGCCGCGCGCCGGCAGGCGCTGTTCGACGGCGGGCCGAGCGTGCGCGACGCGGAGCGCGTGTTCGACGCCCGCGACGCCCACGACAGCGGCGCGGAGCACCCCTATCCGGGCGGACGCGAGCGCTTGATCGCCGATTTGACGCGCGCGCGCGACGGCGCGGAGCCGACGCTCCGCGCGGCGTTCGACGCGCTCGACGCGCTCGATGCGATTCGCGCGCACGCCGTGTCGCGGCTCGGCGGCGAATGGGCGCCCGACGCGAGCGACTTCGAGAAGGCGTTGCGCCGGATCGTGCGCGACGCGCTGCCGCCGCCCGCCGCGCCGCGGGCGGACGATGCGGCGGGCGCGTCGGCGGCGGCGGGGGGCGCGGGGGGGGCGGCCATCGCGGCAAACGGCGGCGCGGCGGCGGCCGGCGCATCGGCCGCGGCCGCCGCCGCGCACGGTCGCGCCTGGCGCGACGCCGAAGTGACGAGCCGCGACGACGTGCAGCTCGGCCTCGAAAAGATGTGCCGCTATTTCGAGCTGCACGAGCCGAGCCACCCGGCGCCGATCCTGCTGCGCCGCGCGCAGCGGCTGCTGTCGCTCGACTTCTACGAAATCATCCGGGATCTCGCTCCGGAGAGCCTGCCGAAGCTCGACTTGCTGAGCGGACAGCGCAGCGAATGA
- the tagF gene encoding type VI secretion system-associated protein TagF, producing the protein MSTTPTPLARDGEPPAWYGKIPGAGDFVNHRLPHELAGWWERWLQQGMAAMRQRGADEIERYYTVAPVWNFLIPAGAGAQCVQPGCLAPSCDRVGRYYPVIATLPMRTADYWGGLPDVADAFYWQVGSALLDAIRHSRAPVQLEQTLARVRLVPGVVQPALFGGAGGGRGASGWRGWNGERGEAGERGEIGGAGEIGGTGEIGGAGDIGGAGEIGGVGEIGGAGESGDEDDSSFAQPLPGPPAAPAWPGLSQYFDPHGSTSFWWTNRADGSPLRTHAHTGAPDSRLFLRLFGGVQHGV; encoded by the coding sequence ATGAGCACGACGCCGACGCCGCTCGCCCGCGACGGCGAGCCGCCCGCCTGGTACGGAAAGATTCCGGGCGCGGGCGACTTCGTCAACCACCGGCTGCCGCACGAGCTCGCCGGCTGGTGGGAGCGCTGGCTCCAGCAGGGAATGGCGGCGATGCGCCAGCGCGGCGCTGACGAAATCGAGCGCTACTACACGGTTGCGCCGGTCTGGAACTTTCTGATTCCGGCGGGCGCGGGCGCGCAATGCGTGCAGCCCGGCTGCCTCGCGCCGAGCTGCGATCGCGTCGGCCGCTACTACCCGGTGATCGCGACGCTGCCGATGCGCACCGCCGATTACTGGGGCGGGCTGCCCGATGTCGCCGACGCGTTTTACTGGCAGGTCGGCAGCGCGCTGCTCGATGCGATCAGGCACTCGCGCGCGCCGGTGCAGCTCGAGCAGACGCTCGCGCGGGTGCGGCTCGTGCCGGGCGTCGTGCAGCCGGCGCTGTTCGGCGGCGCGGGCGGCGGGCGAGGCGCAAGCGGCTGGAGGGGGTGGAACGGTGAACGCGGCGAGGCCGGTGAGCGTGGGGAAATCGGCGGAGCCGGCGAGATCGGTGGGACCGGCGAGATCGGCGGAGCGGGAGATATTGGTGGGGCAGGCGAGATCGGTGGAGTGGGCGAGATCGGTGGGGCAGGCGAAAGCGGCGACGAGGACGACAGCTCGTTCGCCCAACCGCTGCCGGGCCCGCCCGCGGCGCCCGCGTGGCCCGGGCTTTCACAGTACTTCGATCCGCATGGCTCGACGAGCTTCTGGTGGACCAATCGCGCCGACGGATCGCCGCTGCGCACGCACGCGCACACGGGCGCGCCGGACAGCCGCTTGTTCCTGCGGCTGTTCGGCGGCGTCCAGCACGGCGTGTAA
- the tssM gene encoding type VI secretion system membrane subunit TssM: MSHAVARIVRPLPSREIWTFAGLVVLACFIWLAGPLVAFADVRPFESGWVRAVTIAVLFVAWGARIAWRNWRAGQLNAQLLNQLREAASRPAAAGDPARAQLEELRSRFDEAATLLKKVRFDTADAARKGMPQWLERMSRQYLYQLPWYVFIGAPGSGKTTALVNSGLSFPLAEQFGRAAIRGVGGTRHCDWWFTNDAVLIDTAGRYTTHESNRALDEAEWKGFVDLLKKYRARQPLNGAMLTISVADLLGASEAERTQHAMVLRKRLLELRAQLGIRFPVYLLVTKADLLAGFAEYFGGFGRAECAQVWGFTFPLAESEAPGFDLRAAFDREYRLLHKRLNDGLPELLASQTDARQREMTYLLPQQIADLQDMLGQFVAEVFSVSSFEPMPMLRGVYLTSGTQEGTAFDRVMSGIKRFLKIEGVPPAAQAGSSGRSFFLRSLLQDHIFREAALAGSNLRWHQRRRVLQIVGYAAIVLLCAAVLFGWLRSYSRNRDYLDQVAARVPAVDAQIGRAKFTGAADIVQLLPVLDELSGLPNAGGVDLRHPPLAYRWGLFQGEKIEEASDAVYRRALDDVLLPIAASRMEAALRDAQPDEIEYAYAALKAYLMLYDSAHYDPAFVQAVVDLEMERSLPADFSSAQRSALRAHLDALFGDRVAVSPFPMNERLVADVRERLRQAPFSQRLYRQLARTLRPSTASYDFSVARAVGPDASLVYRRQSGKSLADGVPGFYTRNGYRNVFAPRLPGAIDAYGREEVWVLNLGASEIPNPTDAAAWARDIRQLYLNDYIKTWDDYLADIRLQRTVTLTQSIQVARTLSSADSPLTRLMVALARDTPLGDAPGGARNLASRAQDKVDEARSSLAQIFAGQPGADAGAAAAAPASPEQVVDSHFAGLRTFAPGSGDQAASFDAVLKAIDALYTYLSATDDALRSGATPPPSDAPARLRAQAGRLPTPFREVLDDLSNVANGSVASVEQRNVAQRAGANVGDFCRQAIAGRYPFARGAARDVAPSDFAQLFAAGGLMDDFFQKNLQSLVDTAAHPWRFNNRNADADPSAAAMLGAFEKAAVIRDVYFGGGARTAQIKVEIVPLEMDPSISEMVLDIDGQIVRYAHGPQVPTAVQWPGTRGSNQVRLQVTEQSGAAGGFTTEGPWALHRLFDRAGVSGGRAPEQMVARFSVDGKPIVLQVTASSVRNPFRLPQMESFTCPPKQ, from the coding sequence ATGAGCCACGCTGTCGCACGCATCGTTCGCCCGCTGCCTTCGCGGGAAATCTGGACGTTCGCCGGCCTCGTCGTGCTGGCGTGCTTCATCTGGCTCGCGGGGCCGCTCGTCGCGTTCGCCGATGTCCGCCCGTTCGAGAGCGGCTGGGTGCGCGCCGTCACGATCGCGGTGCTGTTCGTCGCGTGGGGCGCGCGGATTGCGTGGCGCAACTGGCGCGCGGGTCAACTGAACGCGCAGCTGCTGAACCAGTTGCGCGAGGCGGCGTCGCGGCCCGCCGCGGCGGGCGATCCGGCGCGGGCCCAACTCGAGGAACTGCGCAGCCGTTTCGACGAGGCCGCGACGCTCCTGAAGAAAGTCCGCTTCGACACCGCGGACGCCGCGCGCAAGGGCATGCCGCAGTGGCTCGAGCGGATGTCGCGCCAGTATCTGTATCAATTGCCTTGGTACGTGTTCATCGGCGCGCCGGGCTCGGGCAAGACGACGGCGCTCGTCAATTCGGGGCTCAGCTTTCCGCTCGCCGAGCAGTTCGGGCGCGCGGCGATTCGCGGCGTCGGCGGCACGCGGCATTGCGACTGGTGGTTCACGAACGACGCGGTGTTGATCGACACCGCCGGCCGTTACACGACGCACGAGAGCAACCGTGCGCTCGACGAGGCCGAATGGAAGGGCTTCGTCGATCTGCTGAAGAAGTACCGCGCGCGCCAGCCGCTGAACGGCGCGATGCTGACGATCAGCGTCGCGGATCTGCTCGGCGCGTCGGAGGCGGAGCGCACGCAGCACGCGATGGTGCTGCGCAAGCGCCTGCTCGAGCTGCGCGCGCAGCTCGGCATCCGCTTTCCGGTGTATCTGCTCGTGACGAAAGCGGATCTGCTCGCCGGCTTCGCCGAATATTTCGGCGGCTTCGGCCGCGCCGAATGCGCGCAGGTGTGGGGCTTCACGTTCCCGCTCGCCGAGAGCGAAGCGCCGGGCTTCGATCTGCGCGCGGCGTTCGATCGCGAATACCGGCTGCTGCACAAGCGCCTGAACGACGGGCTGCCCGAGCTGCTCGCGTCGCAGACCGACGCGCGCCAGCGCGAGATGACGTATCTGTTGCCGCAGCAGATCGCCGATCTGCAGGACATGCTCGGCCAGTTCGTCGCCGAGGTGTTCTCCGTGTCGAGCTTCGAGCCGATGCCGATGCTGCGCGGCGTCTATCTGACGAGCGGCACGCAGGAAGGCACCGCGTTCGACCGCGTGATGAGCGGGATCAAGCGCTTCCTGAAGATCGAGGGCGTGCCGCCCGCCGCGCAGGCGGGCTCGAGCGGGCGCAGCTTCTTTCTGAGGTCGCTGCTGCAGGACCACATCTTTCGCGAGGCCGCGCTTGCCGGCAGCAACCTGCGCTGGCATCAGCGGCGACGCGTGCTGCAGATCGTCGGCTATGCGGCGATCGTGCTGCTGTGCGCGGCGGTGCTGTTCGGGTGGCTGCGCAGCTATTCGCGCAATCGCGACTATCTCGACCAGGTCGCCGCGCGCGTGCCCGCGGTCGACGCGCAGATCGGCCGCGCGAAGTTCACGGGCGCGGCCGATATCGTCCAGCTGCTGCCGGTGCTCGACGAGCTGAGCGGCCTGCCGAACGCGGGCGGCGTCGACTTGCGGCATCCGCCGCTCGCGTATCGCTGGGGCCTTTTTCAGGGCGAGAAGATCGAGGAGGCGAGCGACGCCGTCTACCGGCGCGCGCTCGACGACGTGCTGCTGCCGATCGCCGCGAGCCGGATGGAGGCGGCGCTGCGCGACGCGCAGCCGGACGAGATCGAATACGCGTACGCGGCGCTGAAGGCGTATCTGATGCTCTACGACAGCGCGCATTACGATCCCGCGTTCGTGCAGGCCGTCGTCGATCTCGAAATGGAGCGCTCGCTGCCCGCCGATTTCTCGTCCGCGCAACGCAGCGCGCTGCGCGCGCATCTCGACGCGCTGTTCGGCGATCGCGTCGCGGTGTCGCCGTTTCCGATGAACGAGCGGCTCGTGGCCGATGTCCGCGAGCGGCTGCGGCAAGCGCCGTTCTCGCAGCGGCTGTACCGGCAGCTCGCGCGCACGCTGCGGCCGAGCACCGCGTCGTACGACTTCAGCGTCGCGCGCGCAGTCGGGCCGGACGCGTCGCTTGTCTATCGGCGGCAGAGCGGCAAGAGCCTCGCCGACGGCGTGCCGGGCTTCTACACGCGCAACGGCTACCGGAACGTGTTCGCGCCGCGCCTGCCCGGCGCGATCGATGCGTACGGGCGCGAGGAGGTGTGGGTGCTGAACCTCGGCGCATCCGAGATTCCGAATCCGACCGACGCCGCCGCGTGGGCGCGCGACATCCGCCAGCTCTATCTGAACGACTACATCAAGACCTGGGACGACTATCTGGCCGACATCCGCCTGCAGCGCACGGTGACGCTCACGCAGAGCATCCAGGTGGCGCGCACGCTCTCGTCGGCTGATTCGCCGCTCACGCGGCTGATGGTGGCGCTCGCGCGCGACACGCCGCTCGGCGATGCGCCGGGCGGCGCGCGCAACCTCGCGTCGCGCGCGCAGGACAAGGTCGACGAGGCGCGCAGCTCGCTCGCGCAGATCTTCGCGGGCCAGCCGGGCGCGGACGCGGGCGCGGCGGCCGCGGCGCCCGCGAGCCCCGAGCAGGTCGTCGACAGCCACTTCGCGGGGCTGCGCACGTTCGCGCCGGGCAGCGGCGATCAGGCGGCGTCGTTCGACGCGGTGCTGAAGGCGATCGACGCGCTGTACACGTACCTGAGCGCGACCGACGACGCGCTGCGCAGCGGCGCGACGCCGCCGCCGTCGGATGCGCCCGCGCGGCTGCGCGCGCAGGCGGGCCGGCTGCCGACGCCGTTTCGCGAGGTGCTCGACGATTTGTCGAACGTCGCGAACGGCAGCGTCGCGAGCGTCGAGCAGCGCAACGTCGCGCAGCGCGCGGGCGCGAACGTCGGCGACTTCTGCCGGCAGGCGATCGCCGGGCGCTATCCGTTCGCGCGCGGCGCGGCGCGCGACGTCGCGCCGTCCGATTTCGCGCAGCTGTTCGCGGCGGGCGGCCTGATGGACGACTTCTTCCAGAAGAACCTGCAATCGCTCGTCGACACGGCCGCGCATCCGTGGCGCTTCAACAACCGCAACGCCGACGCGGACCCGTCGGCGGCCGCGATGCTCGGCGCGTTCGAGAAAGCTGCGGTGATCCGCGACGTCTACTTCGGAGGCGGCGCGCGGACCGCGCAGATCAAGGTCGAGATCGTGCCGCTCGAAATGGACCCGTCGATTTCGGAGATGGTGCTCGATATCGACGGCCAGATCGTCCGCTACGCGCACGGCCCGCAGGTGCCGACCGCGGTGCAGTGGCCCGGCACGCGCGGCAGCAATCAGGTGCGGCTGCAGGTGACCGAGCAGTCGGGCGCGGCGGGCGGCTTCACGACCGAGGGGCCATGGGCGCTGCATCGGCTGTTCGATCGCGCGGGCGTGTCGGGCGGGCGGGCGCCCGAGCAGATGGTCGCGAGATTTTCGGTCGACGGCAAGCCGATCGTGCTGCAGGTGACGGCGAGCAGCGTCCGCAATCCATTCCGGTTGCCGCAGATGGAGTCCTTTACATGTCCTCCGAAGCAATGA
- a CDS encoding serine/threonine-protein kinase, whose protein sequence is MTDAFSRDNEQETVTRSAAAEFAVRPLPLGHRLGELQLDEVLGVGGFGIVYRAFDRTLRRAVAIKEYMPSMLATRGGDYTVSLRSERFAQAFDAGRSAFLNEARLLAQFDHPGLVKVLHFWESHGTAYMVMPFYEGRTLKQLLDGGAQMGETQLRNIVAALLGALDTLHRAQCFHRDIALDNILIRPDGNPILLDFGAARKRIGDLVDDSAMMIKPGYAPIEQYTDDPAFGQGPWTDLYALGAVMHAMVAGELPPAAVVRSIKDTYRPLAARELTAREPYSPAFLAAIDHALQLKIADRPESVAEFAAELGLREFDRPPYVSPMPATPTQAQPREPEGDRDAGAARSGAEQAAASGSSGAGRSDNADAAATAAWPDGERARQSSPHRQADAGSAAAAQGGVEPGASAAEPQHRQADDERATSARSGAEQAQLQSYRQAGERGAAAAKPDEAAAAPPPPRRPTDDRDAVRSQSGVERAAPQPPPRGHASEQDSLPARPVAGDASRQSASASSDGMPPSGADGRRTSEMPLARDATGARENAGAGAMPAAGTGHAAGASRAAASPSGASAFAASASGAFASAASTPGTSAAARPAALRGDVRNRLRDRRTIAYAGGALAAVLAIGIGVASLLKPSGPAETAATNVSGPPSPAATNASAPPPPAATTAATATPAPGDTPASASVLAQREPPPALAPPPAAALADTTAPTPAPAPTVATTVTSEAALQPSQTTSPGAQPASPQIAKNDAGGAPAQHAPAANLAPKGSLDATETVIANSPASGVAPPPATSVAAEAAAAADQRPPDMQETIPVRFHVRPWGDVYVSGVRRGASPPLRALSLAPGVYQIEIRNGTLPPLRRTVKIDPGSKPINIDYAFE, encoded by the coding sequence ATGACGGATGCATTTTCGAGAGACAACGAGCAGGAAACCGTGACGCGCAGCGCGGCCGCCGAATTCGCGGTGCGCCCGCTGCCGCTCGGCCATCGTCTCGGCGAATTGCAGCTGGACGAAGTGCTCGGCGTCGGCGGCTTCGGCATCGTCTATCGCGCGTTCGACCGCACGCTGCGGCGCGCGGTCGCGATCAAGGAATACATGCCGTCGATGCTCGCGACGCGCGGCGGCGACTACACGGTGTCGCTGCGCTCCGAGCGCTTCGCGCAGGCGTTCGACGCGGGCCGCAGCGCGTTCCTCAACGAGGCGCGGCTGCTTGCGCAGTTCGATCATCCGGGGCTCGTCAAGGTTCTGCATTTCTGGGAGAGCCACGGCACCGCGTACATGGTGATGCCGTTCTACGAAGGGCGCACGCTCAAGCAACTGCTCGACGGCGGCGCGCAGATGGGCGAGACGCAACTGCGCAACATCGTCGCCGCGCTGCTCGGCGCGCTCGACACGCTGCATCGCGCGCAGTGCTTTCATCGCGACATCGCGCTCGACAACATCCTGATCCGCCCCGACGGCAATCCGATCCTGCTCGACTTCGGCGCGGCGCGCAAACGGATCGGCGATCTCGTCGACGACAGCGCGATGATGATCAAGCCGGGCTACGCGCCGATCGAGCAATACACCGACGACCCGGCGTTCGGCCAGGGGCCGTGGACCGATCTGTACGCGCTCGGCGCGGTGATGCACGCGATGGTTGCGGGCGAACTGCCGCCCGCGGCGGTCGTGCGCAGCATCAAGGACACCTACCGGCCGCTCGCGGCGCGCGAGCTGACGGCGCGCGAGCCTTACAGCCCGGCGTTTCTCGCGGCGATCGACCATGCGCTGCAACTGAAGATCGCCGACCGGCCGGAGTCGGTCGCGGAATTCGCGGCGGAGCTCGGGCTGCGCGAATTCGATCGGCCGCCTTATGTGTCGCCGATGCCGGCGACGCCGACGCAAGCGCAGCCGCGCGAGCCCGAGGGCGATCGGGACGCGGGCGCGGCGCGTTCCGGCGCGGAGCAGGCGGCGGCGTCCGGTTCGTCCGGCGCGGGGCGAAGCGACAACGCGGATGCGGCGGCGACGGCGGCGTGGCCCGACGGCGAGCGCGCGCGACAGTCGAGCCCGCATCGGCAGGCAGACGCCGGTTCGGCCGCCGCCGCGCAGGGCGGCGTCGAGCCGGGCGCGTCGGCGGCCGAGCCGCAGCATCGGCAGGCCGATGACGAACGGGCGACGTCGGCGCGTTCCGGCGCGGAACAAGCGCAATTGCAATCGTATCGACAAGCGGGCGAGCGCGGCGCGGCGGCCGCGAAACCGGATGAGGCGGCGGCCGCGCCGCCGCCGCCGCGACGTCCGACGGACGATCGCGATGCCGTGCGCTCGCAGTCCGGCGTCGAGCGCGCGGCGCCGCAGCCGCCGCCGCGCGGGCATGCGAGCGAGCAGGATTCGCTGCCGGCGCGGCCGGTCGCGGGCGACGCGTCGCGGCAGTCCGCATCGGCGTCGAGCGACGGCATGCCGCCGTCCGGGGCCGACGGGCGGCGCACATCCGAAATGCCGCTTGCGCGCGACGCGACCGGGGCGCGCGAGAACGCGGGGGCGGGCGCGATGCCGGCGGCCGGAACGGGGCATGCGGCAGGCGCTTCGAGGGCGGCCGCATCGCCCTCCGGCGCATCCGCTTTCGCCGCATCTGCGTCGGGTGCGTTTGCGTCTGCCGCATCCACGCCGGGCACATCCGCTGCGGCGCGCCCGGCCGCGCTGCGCGGCGACGTGCGCAACCGGCTGCGCGACCGGAGGACGATTGCCTACGCGGGCGGCGCGCTCGCGGCGGTGCTGGCGATCGGCATCGGCGTTGCGTCTCTGCTGAAGCCGTCCGGCCCCGCCGAGACCGCCGCGACGAACGTGAGCGGGCCCCCGTCTCCGGCCGCGACGAATGCGAGCGCGCCGCCGCCACCGGCCGCGACGACGGCAGCGACGGCAACGCCCGCGCCCGGCGACACGCCCGCATCAGCGTCCGTGCTCGCGCAGCGCGAGCCGCCGCCTGCGCTGGCACCGCCGCCCGCAGCCGCACTCGCCGACACGACCGCGCCCACGCCCGCGCCCGCTCCGACGGTCGCGACGACGGTCACGAGCGAGGCCGCGCTTCAGCCTTCGCAGACGACCTCGCCAGGCGCGCAGCCCGCGTCGCCGCAGATCGCGAAGAACGACGCCGGCGGCGCGCCCGCGCAGCACGCGCCTGCCGCGAACCTCGCGCCGAAAGGCAGCCTCGATGCGACGGAGACGGTGATCGCGAATTCGCCGGCGAGCGGCGTCGCGCCGCCCCCGGCGACGTCCGTCGCCGCGGAGGCCGCCGCCGCGGCCGATCAGCGCCCGCCGGATATGCAGGAGACGATCCCCGTGCGATTCCACGTGCGCCCGTGGGGCGACGTCTACGTGAGTGGCGTGAGGCGCGGCGCGAGCCCGCCGCTGCGCGCGCTGTCGCTCGCGCCGGGCGTCTATCAGATCGAGATCCGCAACGGCACGCTGCCGCCGCTGCGGCGCACGGTGAAGATCGATCCGGGCAGCAAACCGATCAACATCGACTATGCGTTCGAATGA
- the tssC gene encoding type VI secretion system contractile sheath large subunit produces the protein MNEHAQTRADAREAAQPVVARDEFAALLQKEFKPKTAEARESVERAVRTLAQQALEHTVGMTTDAYGSVKQIIAEIDRKLSEQINLILHHQEFQTLEGAWRGLHYLVTNTETDELLKIKALPASRNELARTLKRYKGVAWDQSPLFRKVYEEEYGQFGGEPFGCLVGDFYFNHSPPDVEMLGELSKIAAAAHAPLIAGASPELMQMDSWQELANPRDLTKIFQNTEYAAWRSLRQSEDSRYVGLAMPRFLARLPYGARTNPVDEFDFEEDTDAASHDRYTWANSAYAMAANINRSFKLYGWCSSIRGVESGGAVEGLPCHTFPTDDGGVDQKCPTEIAISDRREAELAKNGFMPFVHRKNSDFAAFIGAQSLYQPDEYHDPDATANARLSGRLPYLFACCRFAHYLKCIVRDKIGSFRERDDMERWLNDWIMNYVDGDPANSSQETKARKPLAAAQVVVEEIEDNPGYYASKFFLRPHYQLEGLTVSLRLISKLPSAKAAGE, from the coding sequence ATGAATGAACACGCTCAAACCCGGGCCGACGCGCGCGAGGCCGCGCAGCCCGTCGTCGCGCGCGACGAGTTCGCCGCGCTGCTGCAGAAGGAATTCAAGCCGAAGACCGCCGAGGCGCGCGAATCGGTGGAGCGCGCGGTGCGCACGCTCGCGCAGCAGGCGCTCGAGCACACGGTCGGCATGACGACCGACGCGTACGGCAGCGTCAAGCAGATCATCGCCGAGATCGATCGCAAGCTCTCCGAACAGATCAACCTGATCCTGCATCATCAGGAGTTCCAGACGCTCGAGGGCGCGTGGCGCGGGCTGCACTATCTCGTCACGAACACCGAGACCGACGAGCTGCTGAAGATCAAGGCGCTGCCCGCGTCGCGCAACGAGCTCGCGCGCACGCTGAAGCGCTACAAGGGCGTTGCGTGGGATCAGAGCCCGCTGTTTCGCAAGGTCTACGAAGAGGAGTACGGACAGTTCGGCGGCGAGCCGTTCGGCTGCCTCGTCGGCGATTTCTATTTCAACCACAGCCCGCCGGACGTCGAGATGCTCGGCGAGCTGTCGAAGATCGCGGCGGCCGCGCACGCGCCGCTCATCGCGGGCGCGTCGCCCGAGCTGATGCAGATGGATTCGTGGCAGGAGCTGGCCAATCCGCGCGACCTGACGAAGATCTTCCAGAACACCGAGTACGCGGCGTGGCGCAGCCTGCGCCAGTCCGAGGATTCGCGCTACGTCGGGCTCGCGATGCCGCGCTTCCTTGCGCGGCTGCCTTACGGCGCGCGCACGAATCCCGTCGACGAATTCGACTTCGAGGAAGACACCGACGCCGCGAGCCACGACCGCTACACATGGGCGAATTCCGCGTACGCGATGGCGGCGAACATCAACCGCTCGTTCAAGCTGTACGGCTGGTGCTCGTCGATTCGCGGCGTCGAATCGGGCGGCGCGGTGGAAGGGCTGCCGTGCCATACGTTCCCGACCGACGACGGCGGCGTCGACCAGAAGTGCCCGACCGAGATCGCGATCAGCGACCGCCGCGAGGCCGAGCTCGCGAAGAACGGCTTCATGCCGTTCGTTCACCGGAAGAATTCGGATTTCGCGGCGTTCATCGGCGCGCAGTCGCTGTATCAGCCGGACGAGTATCACGATCCCGACGCGACCGCGAATGCGCGGCTGTCCGGCCGCCTGCCCTACCTGTTCGCGTGCTGCCGCTTCGCGCATTACCTGAAGTGCATCGTGCGCGACAAGATCGGCTCGTTCCGCGAGCGTGACGACATGGAGCGCTGGCTCAACGACTGGATCATGAACTACGTCGACGGCGATCCGGCGAACTCGTCGCAGGAGACGAAGGCGCGCAAGCCGCTCGCGGCCGCGCAGGTCGTCGTCGAGGAGATCGAGGACAACCCCGGTTATTACGCATCGAAATTCTTCCTGCGGCCGCATTACCAGCTGGAAGGGCTCACCGTGTCGCTGCGGCTCATCTCGAAGCTGCCGTCGGCGAAGGCGGCGGGCGAATGA
- the tssB gene encoding type VI secretion system contractile sheath small subunit: MTSKYKASASGQKFIARNRAPRVQIEYDVETYGAERKVQLPFVMGVIADLAGKRAEPLPDLPERKFLEVDVDNFDERMKSIAPRVAFQVPNTLSGDGMMSVDMTFESIDDFSPAAIARNVDALRRLLEARTELSNLLSYMDGKHGAEQLIENAINDPELLKSLVRQPLAASAAGGAQAVTDAANAANAADDSEIRHE; this comes from the coding sequence ATGACGAGCAAGTACAAGGCCTCGGCCAGCGGACAGAAATTCATTGCGCGCAACCGCGCGCCTCGCGTGCAGATCGAGTACGACGTCGAAACCTACGGCGCCGAGCGCAAGGTTCAGCTGCCGTTCGTGATGGGCGTGATCGCCGATCTCGCGGGCAAGCGGGCCGAGCCGCTGCCGGATCTGCCGGAGCGCAAGTTCCTCGAGGTCGACGTCGACAACTTCGACGAGCGGATGAAATCGATCGCGCCGCGCGTCGCGTTCCAGGTGCCGAACACGCTGTCGGGCGACGGGATGATGAGCGTCGACATGACGTTCGAGAGCATCGACGACTTCTCGCCCGCCGCGATCGCGCGCAACGTCGACGCGCTCAGGCGCCTGCTCGAAGCGCGCACCGAGCTGTCGAACCTGCTGTCGTACATGGACGGCAAGCACGGCGCCGAGCAACTGATCGAGAATGCGATCAACGATCCGGAACTGCTGAAGTCGCTCGTGCGTCAGCCGCTCGCGGCGAGCGCCGCCGGCGGCGCGCAGGCGGTGACGGACGCCGCGAACGCCGCGAACGCCGCAGACGATTCGGAGATTCGCCATGAATGA